One genomic segment of Longimicrobium sp. includes these proteins:
- a CDS encoding AbrB/MazE/SpoVT family DNA-binding domain-containing protein: MAQSESIKVGKRGAIVLPAALRRQYGLEEGATLIAEPTEEGIMLKPAVVLPFERYTLQRKAEFLLNNAIGADEYRWAAAEVRRMGLDPDGIPHEQPSS, from the coding sequence GTGGCACAGTCGGAATCCATCAAGGTAGGGAAGCGAGGCGCGATCGTGCTGCCGGCCGCGCTTCGCCGCCAGTACGGCCTCGAAGAAGGCGCCACCCTCATCGCCGAGCCCACAGAGGAGGGCATCATGCTCAAGCCAGCCGTGGTTCTTCCGTTCGAGCGGTACACGCTCCAGCGCAAGGCCGAGTTCCTGCTCAACAACGCCATCGGGGCCGACGAGTACCGCTGGGCCGCCGCCGAGGTGCGCCGCATGGGGCTGGACCCCGACGGCATCCCGCACGAGCAGCCCTCGTCCTGA